A region of Peromyscus maniculatus bairdii isolate BWxNUB_F1_BW_parent chromosome 7, HU_Pman_BW_mat_3.1, whole genome shotgun sequence DNA encodes the following proteins:
- the Bnip2 gene encoding BCL2/adenovirus E1B 19 kDa protein-interacting protein 2 isoform X1: MEGVELKEEWQDEDFPIPLPEDDSIEADILDVTGPDSQPGSLEVNGNKVRKKLMAPDISLTLDPSEGSVWSDDLDEGGEVDLEGLDTPSENSDEFEWEDDLPKPKTTEVIRKGSVTEYTATEEKEDGRRWRMFRIGEQDHRVDMKAIEPYKKVISHGGYYGDGLNAIVVFAVCFMPESGQPNYRYLMDNLFKYVIGTLELLVAENYMIIYLNGATTRRKMPSLGWLRRCYQQIDRRLRKNLKSLIIVHPSWFIRTLLAVTRPFISSKFSQKIRYVFNLAELAELVPMEYVGIPECIKQYEEEKFKKRQKRIDQELNGKQEPPNSEQ, encoded by the exons ATGGAAGGTGTGGAGCTGAAGGAAGAATGGCAGGATGAAGATTTTCCAAT ACCTTTACCAGAAGATGACAGTATTGAAGCAGACATACTGGATGTAACTGGTCCAGACAGCCAACCTG GCTCATTAGAAGTTAATGGAAATAAAGTACGTAAGAAACTAATGGCCCCAGACATCAGCCTGACCCTGGATCCTAGTGAAGGCTCTGTGTGGTCGGATGATTTGGACGAAGGTGGGGAGGTTGATCTGGAAGGCTTAGACACCCCATCAGAGAACAGTGATGAATTTGAGTGGGAAG ATGATCTTCCCAAACCCAAAACTACTGAAGTCATTAGGAAAGGCTCAGTTACTGAATACACAgccacagaagaaaaggaagatggaCGCCGCTGGCGCATGTTCAGAATTGGAGAACAGGACCACAGGGTGGATATGAAGGCAATCGAACCCTACAAAAAGGTTATTAGCCATGGAG gctATTATGGGGATGGTTTAAATGCCATTGTTGTGTTTGCTGTCTGTTTTATGCCTGAAAGTGGCCAGCCTAACTATAGATATCTGATGGACAATCTCTTTAA ATATGTTATTGGCACTTTAGAGCTGTTGGTAGCAGAGAACTACATGATCATTTACTTAAACGGTGCGACAACTCGAAGGAAAATGCCCAGTCTGGGATGGCTGAGGAGATGCTACCAGCAGATTGACAGACG ATTACGGAAAAACCTGAAGTCTCTAATCATTGTCCACCCTTCTTGGTTTATCCGAACACTTCTGGCTGTGACAAGACCGTTTATCAG TTCAAAATTCAGTCAGAAGATTAGATACGTCTTTAATTTGGCGGAACTGGCGGAGCTCGTCCCCATGGAGTATGTTGGCATACCAGAGTGCATCAAACA GTATgaagaagaaaagtttaaaaagagacaaaaaag AATTGATCAAGAGCTTAATGGCAAACAGGAACCACCAAACAGTGAGCAGTAG
- the Bnip2 gene encoding BCL2/adenovirus E1B 19 kDa protein-interacting protein 2 isoform X2 — MEGVELKEEWQDEDFPIPLPEDDSIEADILDVTGPDSQPGSLEVNGNKVRKKLMAPDISLTLDPSEGSVWSDDLDEGGEVDLEGLDTPSENSDEFEWEDDLPKPKTTEVIRKGSVTEYTATEEKEDGRRWRMFRIGEQDHRVDMKAIEPYKKVISHGGYYGDGLNAIVVFAVCFMPESGQPNYRYLMDNLFKYVIGTLELLVAENYMIIYLNGATTRRKMPSLGWLRRCYQQIDRRLRKNLKSLIIVHPSWFIRTLLAVTRPFISSKFSQKIRYVFNLAELAELVPMEYVGIPECIKQIDQELNGKQEPPNSEQ, encoded by the exons ATGGAAGGTGTGGAGCTGAAGGAAGAATGGCAGGATGAAGATTTTCCAAT ACCTTTACCAGAAGATGACAGTATTGAAGCAGACATACTGGATGTAACTGGTCCAGACAGCCAACCTG GCTCATTAGAAGTTAATGGAAATAAAGTACGTAAGAAACTAATGGCCCCAGACATCAGCCTGACCCTGGATCCTAGTGAAGGCTCTGTGTGGTCGGATGATTTGGACGAAGGTGGGGAGGTTGATCTGGAAGGCTTAGACACCCCATCAGAGAACAGTGATGAATTTGAGTGGGAAG ATGATCTTCCCAAACCCAAAACTACTGAAGTCATTAGGAAAGGCTCAGTTACTGAATACACAgccacagaagaaaaggaagatggaCGCCGCTGGCGCATGTTCAGAATTGGAGAACAGGACCACAGGGTGGATATGAAGGCAATCGAACCCTACAAAAAGGTTATTAGCCATGGAG gctATTATGGGGATGGTTTAAATGCCATTGTTGTGTTTGCTGTCTGTTTTATGCCTGAAAGTGGCCAGCCTAACTATAGATATCTGATGGACAATCTCTTTAA ATATGTTATTGGCACTTTAGAGCTGTTGGTAGCAGAGAACTACATGATCATTTACTTAAACGGTGCGACAACTCGAAGGAAAATGCCCAGTCTGGGATGGCTGAGGAGATGCTACCAGCAGATTGACAGACG ATTACGGAAAAACCTGAAGTCTCTAATCATTGTCCACCCTTCTTGGTTTATCCGAACACTTCTGGCTGTGACAAGACCGTTTATCAG TTCAAAATTCAGTCAGAAGATTAGATACGTCTTTAATTTGGCGGAACTGGCGGAGCTCGTCCCCATGGAGTATGTTGGCATACCAGAGTGCATCAAACA AATTGATCAAGAGCTTAATGGCAAACAGGAACCACCAAACAGTGAGCAGTAG
- the Bnip2 gene encoding BCL2/adenovirus E1B 19 kDa protein-interacting protein 2 isoform X3 produces the protein MAPDISLTLDPSEGSVWSDDLDEGGEVDLEGLDTPSENSDEFEWEDDLPKPKTTEVIRKGSVTEYTATEEKEDGRRWRMFRIGEQDHRVDMKAIEPYKKVISHGGYYGDGLNAIVVFAVCFMPESGQPNYRYLMDNLFKYVIGTLELLVAENYMIIYLNGATTRRKMPSLGWLRRCYQQIDRRLRKNLKSLIIVHPSWFIRTLLAVTRPFISSKFSQKIRYVFNLAELAELVPMEYVGIPECIKQYEEEKFKKRQKRIDQELNGKQEPPNSEQ, from the exons ATGGCCCCAGACATCAGCCTGACCCTGGATCCTAGTGAAGGCTCTGTGTGGTCGGATGATTTGGACGAAGGTGGGGAGGTTGATCTGGAAGGCTTAGACACCCCATCAGAGAACAGTGATGAATTTGAGTGGGAAG ATGATCTTCCCAAACCCAAAACTACTGAAGTCATTAGGAAAGGCTCAGTTACTGAATACACAgccacagaagaaaaggaagatggaCGCCGCTGGCGCATGTTCAGAATTGGAGAACAGGACCACAGGGTGGATATGAAGGCAATCGAACCCTACAAAAAGGTTATTAGCCATGGAG gctATTATGGGGATGGTTTAAATGCCATTGTTGTGTTTGCTGTCTGTTTTATGCCTGAAAGTGGCCAGCCTAACTATAGATATCTGATGGACAATCTCTTTAA ATATGTTATTGGCACTTTAGAGCTGTTGGTAGCAGAGAACTACATGATCATTTACTTAAACGGTGCGACAACTCGAAGGAAAATGCCCAGTCTGGGATGGCTGAGGAGATGCTACCAGCAGATTGACAGACG ATTACGGAAAAACCTGAAGTCTCTAATCATTGTCCACCCTTCTTGGTTTATCCGAACACTTCTGGCTGTGACAAGACCGTTTATCAG TTCAAAATTCAGTCAGAAGATTAGATACGTCTTTAATTTGGCGGAACTGGCGGAGCTCGTCCCCATGGAGTATGTTGGCATACCAGAGTGCATCAAACA GTATgaagaagaaaagtttaaaaagagacaaaaaag AATTGATCAAGAGCTTAATGGCAAACAGGAACCACCAAACAGTGAGCAGTAG